From the Mycobacterium sp. DL592 genome, the window CAGGGTGATGTTGGCCAGATCTTGTACGCCGCGCTGACGCAGATGGTCGACGGCGACCCGGATGTTGTGCAGCGAAATGCCGGTATCGAGCAGACGTTTGACGATCTTGAGGACCAGGATGTCCTTGAATGAGTACAGCCGCTGGCTGCCGGAGCCGGCCGCGCCGCGGATCGACGGGACCACCAGTGAAGTGCGCGCCCAGTAGTCGAGCTGGCGGTAGGTGATACCGGCGATCTGGCAAGCGCTCGGCCCGCGGTAGCCCACGAGTTCGTCGGGCACCGAGTCGTCGGGGAACAATCCGGCCTGCACCGGCTCGCTCACCGGACGCAGCGCGCTGTCGTCCTCGAAGCGGCCTGCGGAATCGGAAAGGCCCGCGCCAGC encodes:
- a CDS encoding MerR family transcriptional regulator, yielding MDEQPRQGQLDLAGAGLSDSAGRFEDDSALRPVSEPVQAGLFPDDSVPDELVGYRGPSACQIAGITYRQLDYWARTSLVVPSIRGAAGSGSQRLYSFKDILVLKIVKRLLDTGISLHNIRVAVDHLRQRGVQDLANITLFSDGTTVYECTSAEEVVDLLQGGQGVFGIAVSGAMRELSGAIADFPGERADGGESIASPEDELASRRKSRDRKIG